In Saimiri boliviensis isolate mSaiBol1 chromosome 13, mSaiBol1.pri, whole genome shotgun sequence, the genomic window CATAcagcatgaatgaatctcaaaaataagttgagcaaaagaagcctTACATAAAATAGTGCTGTGTGATTGCACTTATGTAAGTTCTAGAATAGGTGCAACTAATCTGTGGTATAATCATGAGGACAGTAGTTGTTTCTTCATATGGGCAAAGTTGGGACTGATTAGGAAAGGACACAAAGGAATCTTCTTGGTAATGAAATGTTTCCTAGATAGGAGTTGGGtggagttttgcatttttaaagactcATAGAATGCTACAGTTAATATATCTATGTCATTATATCTAAATTTTACCTTGAAATAAAAACAGCACTATAAAAATACGATGATCTAGATAAGTATTTGCAAGCCAAAGTGTTTAGGGATAAAATGTACTCAGGTCtgcaactttctttctttcatttttttatatttttagagatgggatcttgctctgttgcccaggctggagtacagtgccatgaCCAGAGTTCACTCCAGTTTTGaactctagggttcaagtgatcctcccagcctATTGAGTgcctgggactccaggcacatgccaccttggcttgcttgctttttttcttttttttttttttttttgtagagttagtctcactgtattgcccaggtgctggtctcaaactcctggcttcaagggattcatgagtagctgggattacaggtgcaagccagtGAGCCCAGTTTTGcaacttactttgaaatgcatttaaaaaataagctaaatcgggaggtggaggcaggtggatcacttaaggtcaggagtttgagaccagcctggccagcgtagtgaaaacctgtctgtactaaaaatacataaactagctggctgtggtggtgggaacctgtaatctcagatactcaggaggctgaagcaggacaatcacttaaaccctgaaggcagaggttgcagtgagccaagatcatctcactgcaccccagcctgggtgacaagagcaagactctgtctctaaataaataaataaataaaataagatgaactGATGGATGGATAGGTACATGGATAGAGAATGGAGAGACAGGTGATGAAATAAATGGAACAGCATATTGACAATTGTAGAATTTAATGATTGGATTTATCACTGCAACTCTTCAGCTTTTCTATATATGtgaacattttcataataaaatattggagaaaaaggaatataaaaattctaatgaGGTTAGAGATATTGTACTGTGAAAAGAGTTTGTTAATGAAAATAAGATTGATAAATAGCCCTCAAAGCTGAGTTTGTCAGTCTTTCCAGTTATTATAAATAAGCTATAAATTCAGAGATGTCTGTCAgacaagaaagagacagagaaggagagaaatgaaagaggatGGTAAGATTTCTAGCTTggtataaaacaattttataccAAGTGTGTCAAGTGTTTCCATTTGCTACATAAAACTTTACTAATAAAAaaggaagtattttttaaaattatcatcaaCAATTTATAAGTAACATGCTTCATACAAATTATCCCCTAATGCCACCAAAATTCTGataaatcaattaaaatgttattaaattaggcggaggttgcggtgagccgagatcgtgccattgcactccagcctgggtaacaagagcgaaactccatctccaaaaaaaaaaaaaaaatggataaaatgttattaaattatgaacatgtattatgtattattattgtgCAAGTCTAGATACTTCAACTTATGACactattgtatttttttgcatgttgtatgtttttttatttataaaaatcattttggctatatctgtaatatttttaattatgaaataaattattatattatttttgggGAAAGTATAATTTACTTCCTATCACAGTTCTCAGCAATAGTTTTGGGAAAACACATTAGTACTTATGTTTTAAATACAGAATTACGTTAGGATAAGTGTCTTACTGTTTATATCCTATGTGAGAAAATTAGACTGGATGATTATATATCTTTTTAGCCTAATATtctattctttattctgtttcctgagtagtgaaattaaaaatcacagctgatttttttcctcccaaatagAAAGCATCATTGTTTTCTTCCCTCACATTGCATCACTTTCATGAATAGTTCAAACAATACAGAGACAGGAACATGTTCTCATACATATTCTGTCCAGATAATGAACACTTTGTTGTTTGCTGTATGTCATAAATATCCTTCATCgccaaaattaaaaatctatcttttaaaaactagACACAGTATTCTACTCCAATAGATGTATTTTAATTGACTTACTCAAGCCCTTGTTGATGGagctttcattattaaaaattacaatagaCTAAATATTCTTATGCATGCCACACTTGTCCTATTATAATCTCGGACTATGTTTTTGGATCACAgtctatgtatatttaaaattttgttagatATTCTAAATTTCTCTCTAGGAAGCCTATACCAATTTACAGTTCCACAAACCATGTTAGGTTTTAGCTACTGCTTCAGCTTCTAGAACTCTGTAGCTCCTAATTCACAACTTAAACTACTTAACAAAGGAACTCTGAGATATTCACTAGCAGGACATTTGGCATCTTTTATTTACCAGATACTGCCATTTAAATCAAATACTTTAGAAATATTGAAAGATATTTCAATTGATCATCCTTTGTTGTAATTAGACTCACGCGTAAGCTTCCTAAGGAGCGGTAACCCACTCTAGTTTTAAATGTCTATCATTTTAAAAGCCTGCAATAGCTTCTACAAGGAAATCCTTTTGATGGCAAACTTCAAAGCCCTATTTTgattaagtttcttttctttgtgtttcgaCTTCAGTAAAAAGATGAAATACCTGATTGCTTTActtgaaaactaaaaatgtagTCATTAAAGGCACATCTCCAAAAAGCATAGCTAAATCCAACTGGACTGAAACACTGCATTCCTTAAATAAACACTGACATCTTTTCTCCTGTTTGGAAAGCTCTGTACTAGGTATGaatggaaaagaaggagaaaatgggaaggaagaaaggggaagcCACCTAATATCTGTttgaaaaaattactaaataaaactACTAAGTGCTTCAGAAAGATCTGGAGCTAAAGTGAATGTTTTTGGCTGAGTCACAAATAGCACATCTACATGGTTGCAGTCAGAGCCAGAATCACAGATAGAGCAGTGAACCAGAATGTCTATGCTCCATTAAGCAATCCTCTGCAAATTATACTATCCTAGGCCTTGTTCTATCTAGCCAGACCATAGACCTTAGAGAGGTTAAAAAACTTACTCAAGGTCATCTGTAACCAGTAAGTAGCAAACTCCAGACTCAACCCAATATCTGTTTGATTGTGGAACCCCACTTCACTGCCTTTGTTCATATTATTTTAGGTAAGTGCCAGAACAACCTTAAAAAGTAGTTagcattggccgggcgcagtggttcacgcctgtaatcccagcactttgggaggctgaggcgggtggatcatgaggtcaagagatcgagaccatcctgatcaacatggtgaaaccctgtctctactaaaaatacaaaaaattagctgggcatggtggtgcatgcctgtaatcccagctactcggaaggctgaggcaggagaattgcctgaacccaggaggcggaggttgcggtgagctgagatcccgccattgcactccagcctgggaaacaagagcgaaactccgtctcaaaaaacaaaaaaaaaaggtagttagCATTAACACCATTTTTACAAATGACCTaacaaaggtttaaaaaatatatgatcagctgagcacagtggctcatgcctgtaatgctggcactttgggaggccaaggtgagaggatcacctgagatcaggagtttgagaccaacctggccaacatggtgaaatcccttctttactaaaaatacaaaaattagctggttgtggtagcacatgcctgtaatcccagctactccggaggctgaagcaggagaactgcttgaacctgggaatagtttgcagtgagatgagattgtgccactgcactccagcctgggcgacagagcaagactttgtctcaaaaaaaaatatgatcataAAGCATGAATCAGCAGAGTATGGCTCATGGTTCAAATCAGGACTTTCatctgtttttctaaataaagttattttgaaaCACAACCATATTCATTTGCTTACTTATGGTCTATGGTTGCTTTTGCACTAccacagcagagttgagtagttgcaacagagatcaTATGGACTGTAAAACCTAAAGTgcttactatctggccctttaagaaaaagttttccGACTGATGTAGAGCAGGAATTAGAGCCAACATTCAAACTCACTTCTGCCAATTCCAGAAATTCTGTGCCATATTATCTAGTCTAAGTATACCTGCTTGTTGTGTATACAGATTTTTGCAAAGTGTTTGACAGTGTTTTTCATATCCTTGTGGATAAGTTAAAGTAATGTGGCCTGGATGAGGTACAGTTACTTGCTAATTCAGTGTCTATGATTAGAGGTTCTCCCACCATCATCGTAACTGTGACTGCCTGGCCAAATCACATCTGggttatatatacaatattttggTGAATCATCTTGGAGTTGAGGAGAGGTTGCTTTAATGACTGGTAGAAAACTTGAAAGGAATTTTTGTTGATTGTCAGTCAAAAGCTAGCCAAGCTCAACCCTTCCTTGAAAGCAATACAACTTAAGCAAGACATCCTGTTATAGACTGAGACAGGGAAAGCTTGTATAGGATTCTCTGTGGTAAAGAATTTGCCAACTTCTACCTAAAGGCAATAGCCTCTAATCCCTCCTAGAAACCAACctctgttctcatgttgctatgaagaaatatcgaagattgagtaatttataaaggaaagaggcttaattgcctcacagttctgcatggctgggaaagcctcaggaaatgtacaatcatggcagaaggggaagtaaacatgtccttcttcacaaggtggcaggaaagagaaatgctgagcaaaagggaaaaagcccgttataaaaccatcagatcttaagagaactcactcagtatcttgagaatagcatgagggtaaccacccccatgattcaactacctctgACTaagttcctcccatgacacatggggattatacaaactgcaattcaagatgtgatttgggtggggacataaccaaaccatatcaccaacaaaatgacaataaagcattatataaaataaaaaccgTAATCCCACAAGGACAAAGAGATgggagagagaagacaaaaataatgacatttggaAGCTacaaagcagatttttttttttaagacggggtttcaccatgttggtcggctggtcttgaactcctgacctcaggcgatccatccaccttggcctccaaagtgcttgggttataggcatgagccaccacgcccggcctacaaaGCAGATTAATATGCTAACTGCCCTGGCTAACCCAGCCACAAAGGAAGCCAATTTACTGTGAAATTTCCCCCCAAAAGCTCAGAAATTAGAAAGAGTAGGGAAGAGGTTCAGGAGCTAAAACCAAGATGATTGAGTGAaagtcttttaaagaaataatgagacCCCACGTTTTATCCCTATTCCATATGTTCATCCACATACCTCCAGGCCTCCTTGTCTCCAATGTTCCAGGCTTTTTCTTTCAAGATCCATGAGCAGACAGCCAGGCAGTTGGCTTGGACATGGGAAATGGGCAAGAAATTATGACTTTATGGGAGATGACTTTCTTTGGACTCCTGATGGTTCATTTCTGCTTCCTTGAGTATAGATATCAAGTAGCAGCTCACTGGCTGACTGCTTATTTTTTCCTAAGGGATAACATGTGCTGTTAACTACCTTTATTGCTCCTTGTTCGCCAAGTCCTGTGGCTGTCCCTTTGACCTTACTCGTCACTATGTTAAATTCAGCCTCTTGACTTCTGGATGTTAAGTGCTGCTGCCTAGCCTATATTACATCAAGGCCCCATTTTCCCATGGATATTGACAAGTCCAGCTTTGTGCCTGTCTCTCCTATCATCATTCCTGACTTTCAAAGGAGGAGATCACTGAAGATCTTAGTAATGCTGGTACCCCTCTAGCAAGCATCTGTCTAACAGCCTTGGTGGATGGAGCATCCTGGGGCCCTCTTGGGGAACATGGCTCTTTGGGAGGATCTTCTGGCCTCACATATTATATCCATTCCAACATTCCCACTTCTCTCaaccttttcattctttcctctaaCATCTCCAAGGGAAACTCTGCTTCACCGAGTGTTACTCATTGCTTTTTCTAGGCTTCTAAGTCATTGCTTTTCCTAGACTTCCTAAGCTTTTGAACTAAACATGTTTGCTCTATTCCTTGAGATTTTTGCTATGCTAAAACTTATGTCTTGAGAAAGTGTCCCAGAATAATGAATTCTTGCTTATCCAGTCTTCCATTCTGACCCCTTGAATAGGAACCCTCAAAATCCAATACCAGTAGTACTCCCTTGACTCTTAATAATACATGCTGGCCAATTCCAGCAACTCATTTAGTAGTGTCTCCTTCTCCCACTATCAGGCCCAGCATGACCCAGCCAGGCTATGCTGGGATTCAATTCTAGTTATTGGCTTGGCACTCATGACATCCAGTAAGGGTAGGTCCTGAGGGATACCCATCTTGTATTGTCAGAGAGAGGCCTATGCAATTATTTCTATTATGGAAGAACTGTCAGCTCTTACTAAGAAGGGATGACACCTTTGAAAGTATGGGAAGTGGATACATAAAATtgccatctccctgggacagagtacCTGGTGGAAGGGACAGCTGTgagcacagcttcagcagatACAAATGTCCCTGCCTGCCGGCTCCatgcagcagatctcccagcacagcattcaaGCTCCACTAAGggtcagactgcctcctcaagtggatccCTGACCCCCGtgtctcctgactgggagacatctTCCAGCAGAGGCCAacagatacctcatacaggagagctctgctGGCATCTGGTCGTTGCCcgtctgggacaaagcttcctgaggaaggaacaggcagctaTCTTTGATGTTCTTCCAGattctggagtagacctccagcaaactccagcagatctgcagcagaagggcctgactgttgaaggaaaactaacaaaaaggaatagcatcaacatcaacaaaaaggacaaccACACAAAACCTCCATCCAAAGATCACCAAtagcaaagaccaaaggtagataaatccacgaagatggggaGAAACTAGCACAAGAAAGCTGACAATTCCAAAAACTgaatgcctcttctcttccaaaggattacaactccttatcagcaagggaacaaaactggacagagaatgagtttgatgaattgacagaagtaggcttcagaaggtggataaaaACAAACTCCTCTGCACTAgaggagcatgttctaatccagtgcaaggaaactaagaatatTGAAAAAGGGTTACAGAAATtgctgactagaataaccagtttagagaagaacataaatgacctgatggagctgaaaaacacagcacaagaacttcatgacttaTATACAAGTATCATTGCTGAATCAatcaagaggaagaaaggatatcagagattgaagatcaacttaatgaaataaaatgtgaagacaagattagattaaaaagaatgaaaatgaatgaacaaagcctctaagaagtatgggactatgtgaaaagaccaacctacatttgattggtgtacctgaaagtgatggggagaatggaactaaattggaaaacattcttcaggatgttatcccaTGGAACttacccaacctagcaagacaggccaacatttagattcaggaaatacagagaacaccacaaagatattcctcaagaagagcaaacccaagacatataattgtcagattcaccaaggttgagatgaaggaaaaaatgctaagggcaaccagagagaaagattgggttacccacaaagggaagcccatcagtgtaacagcagatctctctgtgGAAAGCCTACAAGCCAgtagagagtgggggccaatattcaacattcttaaagaaaagaattttcaacccagaatttcatatccagccaaactaagcttcataaatgaaggaacaataaaaatcctttacagacaaccaaatgctgagaaattttgtcaccaccaggccttccttacaagagctcctgaaggaagcactaaacatggaaacgaacaactggtaccagccactgcaaaaatataccaaattgggctgggtgcagtggcttacacctgtaatcccagcactttgggaggctgaggcaggcaaatcatgaggtcaggagatttagaccatcctagttaacatgatgaaacaccatctctcctaaaaaaattaaaaacttagccaggcatggtgatgggcacctgtaatcccagctacttgggagactgaggcaagagaatcacttgaaccaggcaggtggaggttgcattgaactgagattgctccactgtactccagcctgggcaagagagcaagactccatctcaaacaacaacaataaccataccaaattgtaaagaccattgaccctatgaagaaattgcatcaacgaacagacaaaataaccagctagaaTCATAATGACaggtcaaattcacacataacaatattaacctcaaATGTAAACAGGTtaaatgcctcaattaaaagacacagactggcaagttgAATAAAAAGTTAAGACTGGCaagttgaataaaaagtcaagacctattggtatgctgtattcaggagacccatctcatgtgcaaaggtGACatgcataggctcaaaataaagggaaggaggaatatttaccaagcaaatggacagcataaagcaataaataaaaaataaaaataaaaataaagcagaggtttaaatcctagtctctgataaacaaagatcaaaaaagacaaagaagggcattacataatagtaaatggatcaatgcaacaagaagagttaactatcctaaatatatttgcaaccaatacagaagcacccagattcataaagcaagttcttagaaacctacaaagagacttatactcctacacaataataatgggagactttaacttgccactgtcaatattagacagattaaggagacaggaaattaacaaagatatttaggacttgaactcacttctggaccaagcagacctaatagacatctacagaattcttcaccccaaatcaacagcatatacattcttctcagcatgacattgcatttattctaaaattgaacacataattggaaataaaacactcctcagtaaatgcgaAAGAATGGAAATTGTagcagtctctcagatcacagtgcaatcaaattggaactcaggattaagaaactcactcaaaactgcacagctacgtggaaactgaacaaccttctcctgaatgactgctgggtaaataatgaaatgagagcagaaataaataaggtgtttgaaaccagtgagaacaaagacacaatgtaccagaatctctgggactcagctaaagcagtgtttagagcactaaatttatagcactaaatgcccacaggagaaagcaggaaagatctaaaattgtgACAACCtagcatcacaattaaaagaactagagaaggggctgggcgcggtggctcaagcctgtaatcccagcactttgggaggccaaggcaggtggatcaggaggtcaagagatcgagaccatcctggtcaacatggtgaaaccctgtctctactaaaaatacaaaaaattagcggggcatggtggcatgtgcctgtaatcctagctactcaggaggctgaggcaggagaattgcctgaacccagaaggcggaggttgcggtgagccgagatcgcgccattgcactccagcctggttaacaagagcgaaactccttctcaaaaaaaaaaaaaaaaaaaaagaagaagaactagAGAAGTATTCCTCAGCTGCTGCCAGGTGCTTGGTCCTTCCGAGGAAACTAAGGCCATGTTGAAGTAAGACCCTCACTTCATGTGGCCACTAGCACCACAATCAACAGCACTAGCCCCACACTCACCATGGCCTCCGTCTCTGAGCTCTCCTGCAGCTTATCGGCTCTCATGCTGCACGACAATGAGTTGACCATCATGGAGGAGAAGATCAATGCCCTCATTAAAGCAGCCAATATAAATGTTGAACctttttggccaggcttgtttgCAAGGGCCCTGGCCAATGTCAACATTGGGAGCCTCATCTACAAGGTAGGGCCTGGCGGACCTGCTCCAGCAGCTGATGCTGCACCAGCAGGAGATCCCACTCCCTCCACTGCTGCTGCTCCAGCTCAG contains:
- the LOC101045849 gene encoding large ribosomal subunit protein P1-like isoform X2; this translates as MASVSELSCSLSALMLHDNELTIRALANVNIGSLIYKVGPGGPAPAADAAPAGDPTPSTAAAPAQEKKVETKKEESKESDDDMDFGPFD
- the LOC101045849 gene encoding large ribosomal subunit protein P1-like isoform X1; protein product: MASVSELSCSLSALMLHDNELTIMEEKINALIKAANINVEPFWPGLFARALANVNIGSLIYKVGPGGPAPAADAAPAGDPTPSTAAAPAQEKKVETKKEESKESDDDMDFGPFD